The genomic interval GGTCGGGGAGAGATTTTCCCGGTCCTCGCTGCGCGGACCCGTATCCAGGCCGCTGATAAGTACCTCGCCGCGGTCCGTGCCGGGTACCGGCGTGCTGACGTGACCGCTGCCCTGACCGTCGCGCGTTGTCATGTTATTCAGCGTACGGGAAGGCCCGGCCGGTCCGGGTGTGGGGACGCTGAAGGGCGCCGGCGGGCTTCACATGCGCATGACACTGCGGTCCCCGATCACCATCTGCAGTCCTGAGTCGCTCGGCGCCGTGACAAGCGCGTGCCGGCCGATCAGGCTGCGGGTCAGGGGGCGGGTGGGGTGCAGCACGCGCGCGAACTCATCAATCAGGCTGCTGTTGATCCGGGCGCTGTCCACGCGGGCATGCGCGCCGACGCTCACGAACGGGCCCAGCGTGGCGCCGCGCACCACGGCGTGCGGGCCGATCCACACGGGGCCGGTGATGACGCTGTCTTCTACCAGCGCGCCCGCCTCGATGACCACCGGGCCGGTCAGGGTGCTGCGCTCCACGCGGCCGTCGACGCGGCCCTGAAGCAGGGTCAGGTAGTGGGTGTTGGCCCCCAGCAGGTCTTCGGGCGCGCCGGCGTCCGTCCAGAAGCCCTTGAATTCCACGGCGCGCACCTGCCGCCCCTGCACGAGCAGCTGGGTCAGGGCCTGCGGGAACTCAATCTCACCGCGTGTGCTGTGCGGGAGGTCCTCCAGGATGTCCATCAGGGGGGGTTTGAAGCTGAAAACCCCGCACGCCGCGAGGTTGCTTTCCGGCGTGCGGGGTTTTTCCACGAGCCGCGTGAGCCGACCGGCCTTCACGACGGCCACGCCGTACGCCTGCGGGTTCGGCACCTCCTTCACGCCGATCACGGCGTCCGCGTAGCGCAGCGCGGTGATCAGTGGGGTCAGGGAATCCTCGAAGAGGTTGTCGCCGAGGTACAGCAGGGCGGAACTGCCCTCCAGGAAGTGCCGGGCACTCAGAACGGCGTGGCCGGTGCCGAGCGGGTCGTACTGCCGGATGAAGGTCAGGTGTCCGCTGTGCTGCGTGGCGTCGCGCAGGTCCGTCTCGCTGGACGGACTGGTCACAATGCCGATGTCGTTCACGCCAGCAGCGCGCAGGGCCTGCACGGCCCGCGCGATGATCGGCACGCCAGCCACGGGCACCGCATGCTTGGCGCGCGTGGCGCTGATGGGCAGCAGGCGGCTGCCGCGCCCGGCGGCCAGAATCAGGCCTTTCACGCGCGCCTCCGGCAGATCCGGCAGGCAGGGAGGGAAGCGGCGGGCGTCATGCGGGGCACGTTCAGTATAGGGGGCGCCGCCGGGCAGGCGGGCGCGGCCGTACAGATCAGGGGAGGCGCGCGCATAGGGGTTAGCGGTTCAGGGCGTCCTCCAGCGCCTCGGCGAAGGCGTCCTCATCGTCCAGCCAGGGGTAGTGGCCGGCGTCCAGGACCGTTACGTCCGCGTCGGCAAGGTCCGCAACCCACTGCACCTGCTCCGGGTAACTGGTGCGGTCGTGCACGCCCGCAATCACAAACACCGGGCGGCGCAGTTCGGTCAGGAACGGCGGGTACTCGAATTCCCACAGCCCCTGGTTCACGAGCGCTTCCTGCACCTCACCGCCGCCGATCAGCTGCCCTTCGGCGTCCGTGAACTCCAGGCGCATGCGGGTCGCCTGATCGCGGAACTGCAGGGCGTTCAGCAGGTCCCGGGCGTTCAGCAGCGCGAACGCCGCCTCGATGCGCGCGCCGCCCACGGCGGGGTGCTGGCCTTCAGGCGTCGCGGCCCGCACCTCGTCGGCCGGGTCGGTGAAGGCGACGCCGCGGCGCGCGCTGGCTTCCTCCAGCAGCGTGCGGGCCAGATCCGGAAAGTGCACCCAGGGGTTCACGACAACGACGCGGGCCGTGAGGGTCGGGTGGCGCCGCGCATACTCCAGTGCGACCAGCGCGCCGAAGCCATGCCCGAGCGGCACGATCTGCTCGGCGCCCAGGAAATCCCGCACGGCGTCCAGATCCTGCACCAGCGTGTCGAGATCCAGCGTGTCACTGCCCTGCTCGGTGTCCTCCAGTGGGCCGCT from Deinococcus taeanensis carries:
- a CDS encoding sugar phosphate nucleotidyltransferase, with the translated sequence MKGLILAAGRGSRLLPISATRAKHAVPVAGVPIIARAVQALRAAGVNDIGIVTSPSSETDLRDATQHSGHLTFIRQYDPLGTGHAVLSARHFLEGSSALLYLGDNLFEDSLTPLITALRYADAVIGVKEVPNPQAYGVAVVKAGRLTRLVEKPRTPESNLAACGVFSFKPPLMDILEDLPHSTRGEIEFPQALTQLLVQGRQVRAVEFKGFWTDAGAPEDLLGANTHYLTLLQGRVDGRVERSTLTGPVVIEAGALVEDSVITGPVWIGPHAVVRGATLGPFVSVGAHARVDSARINSSLIDEFARVLHPTRPLTRSLIGRHALVTAPSDSGLQMVIGDRSVMRM
- a CDS encoding alpha/beta fold hydrolase — its product is MTGVNADDFDFPDAEGGVHFEHLNGADLYFEVIGDAQNGEAPVVFLHGGPGYNSYSFQALVAERLTRSAVYLDQRGSGRSGPLEDTEQGSDTLDLDTLVQDLDAVRDFLGAEQIVPLGHGFGALVALEYARRHPTLTARVVVVNPWVHFPDLARTLLEEASARRGVAFTDPADEVRAATPEGQHPAVGGARIEAAFALLNARDLLNALQFRDQATRMRLEFTDAEGQLIGGGEVQEALVNQGLWEFEYPPFLTELRRPVFVIAGVHDRTSYPEQVQWVADLADADVTVLDAGHYPWLDDEDAFAEALEDALNR